The following proteins are encoded in a genomic region of Flammeovirga pectinis:
- a CDS encoding ABC transporter ATP-binding protein yields MIIKLEELGKKYAREWIFKGVNLTLESGKAYAVIGGNGSGKSTFLKLLAGISHPSKGTITYVDNNEIEADDIWKHLVMAGPYTELIEEFTLIEHLEFHASLKKMTKPVDEIIEILGLEKSKNKQIQDFSSGMKQKLKLSLAFFTEASILFLDEPTSNLDQRNIEWYQHWLPLVSDSKIVVICSNQVYEYEYCNERISIESYKK; encoded by the coding sequence ATGATAATAAAATTAGAAGAGCTAGGTAAGAAATATGCTAGAGAATGGATTTTTAAAGGAGTAAACCTCACTTTAGAGTCTGGAAAAGCATATGCTGTAATTGGTGGTAATGGAAGTGGTAAGTCTACATTCTTAAAATTACTGGCAGGGATTTCACACCCATCAAAAGGTACAATTACATATGTTGATAATAATGAGATTGAAGCAGATGATATTTGGAAGCATTTAGTAATGGCTGGCCCATATACTGAACTGATTGAAGAATTTACGCTTATTGAGCACCTAGAGTTTCATGCATCATTAAAAAAAATGACTAAACCTGTAGACGAAATTATTGAAATTTTAGGTTTAGAAAAATCAAAAAATAAGCAAATCCAAGACTTTTCGTCAGGAATGAAACAAAAGTTGAAATTATCATTAGCTTTTTTTACTGAGGCATCAATTTTGTTTTTAGATGAACCAACTTCTAACTTAGACCAGAGAAATATTGAGTGGTATCAGCATTGGTTACCTTTAGTGAGTGATAGCAAAATTGTTGTGATTTGCAGTAACCAAGTATATGAATATGAATATTGTAACGAAAGAATTTCTATAGAAAGTTATAAAAAATGA
- a CDS encoding cation:dicarboxylate symporter family transporter, with amino-acid sequence MTNQTSTTKEKKPMTLSTKILIGLFSGIALGLFLGEYAGHLEIVGDAFIGLLQMTVLPYIVFSLIVNIGRLSLEEGRKLITQGIKFLSLLLAIGIAVVMILPFAFPEWKSANFFSTSFVTPPPEVDFLKLYIPSNPFFSLAESKVPAVVLFSILVGIGVMQINGKDKEILLNSLDAFNKALNQVNKLVVKLTPAGVFAIAASTAGTMTLDELGKMQAYLLTYLVAVLILTFWVLPMLITACTPFKYKDVFKFTKATLITIFATGKIIVVLPQLIEDLKSLYAEYNLDTDENKAGTDILMPLAYPFPNLGTLAIFVFVPFAAWFVGNPITISNTPMFIGATLLSSFVAPVTGIPFMLDLLEIPKDMFQLFVVSTVFTDRVRVVLGAMHLITLTILTLSSTNGFFKLRKRKITMGVAVTVILFIVTLVPLRLFLSYSLKDVYQNDKVIANMQLIHKLVPFKVLPSASPNPTKLLKYESILERIKRRGIVRVGFYEDEIPFSYFNARGELVGFGIDMAHELGSALDVEIEFVPITVGHMPEELKNDNFDIVMSDIFMSSQYSAELSFSKPYLDVTMALVVRDQADQYKTFDKASEVSSFTIGYFERKDVAQKFLNYFPQAKAVRLDSVNQFFNQTDSLKLDGLLTSAERGAALTLLHPEYQIANPLPYKITLPLAYPVGNKDENMANFVTNWIEVNKKDGTITRFYDYWILGNDHLRKEEHWSVIKDVLHWVD; translated from the coding sequence ATGACAAATCAGACATCAACTACAAAGGAGAAGAAGCCAATGACTCTTTCAACAAAGATTTTAATTGGCCTATTTTCTGGAATAGCATTAGGATTATTTTTAGGTGAGTATGCAGGGCATTTAGAAATTGTTGGAGATGCATTTATTGGTTTATTACAGATGACTGTATTACCCTATATTGTGTTTTCGTTAATTGTAAATATTGGCCGTTTATCACTTGAGGAAGGACGTAAGTTAATAACTCAAGGTATAAAGTTTCTATCATTATTATTAGCAATAGGTATAGCTGTTGTTATGATATTACCGTTTGCTTTTCCAGAATGGAAATCTGCTAATTTCTTTAGTACTAGTTTTGTGACACCTCCTCCAGAAGTCGATTTTTTAAAATTATATATTCCTTCTAATCCATTCTTTTCTTTAGCAGAAAGTAAAGTACCCGCGGTTGTATTATTCAGTATTCTAGTAGGTATTGGAGTAATGCAGATAAATGGAAAGGACAAAGAGATTTTACTAAATAGTTTGGATGCTTTTAATAAAGCATTAAATCAAGTGAATAAACTTGTTGTCAAGCTAACTCCTGCAGGTGTTTTTGCTATTGCTGCTAGTACAGCAGGAACCATGACTTTAGATGAGTTAGGGAAAATGCAAGCCTATCTGCTTACTTATTTAGTGGCTGTTTTAATACTTACTTTTTGGGTGTTACCAATGTTAATTACAGCATGTACTCCTTTTAAATACAAAGATGTTTTTAAGTTTACAAAGGCTACATTGATAACAATTTTTGCAACAGGTAAAATTATAGTTGTATTACCTCAGTTAATTGAAGATCTAAAGTCTTTGTATGCGGAGTACAATCTAGATACTGATGAAAATAAAGCAGGAACAGATATTTTAATGCCATTAGCTTATCCTTTTCCAAATTTAGGAACACTAGCTATTTTTGTTTTTGTTCCTTTTGCAGCTTGGTTTGTAGGTAACCCTATTACAATATCAAATACACCAATGTTTATTGGAGCAACATTACTAAGTAGTTTTGTGGCGCCTGTAACAGGAATACCGTTTATGTTGGATCTCTTAGAGATTCCAAAAGATATGTTTCAACTATTTGTGGTATCTACAGTTTTTACAGATAGAGTAAGGGTTGTACTTGGGGCAATGCACCTCATCACCTTAACAATACTTACATTAAGTTCTACAAATGGCTTTTTTAAATTAAGAAAAAGAAAGATTACCATGGGGGTAGCTGTTACGGTTATACTGTTTATTGTAACATTAGTTCCACTTCGTTTATTTTTATCTTATTCTTTAAAAGATGTCTATCAAAATGATAAAGTGATTGCAAATATGCAGCTTATCCATAAGCTTGTTCCCTTTAAGGTTTTACCTTCTGCATCGCCTAATCCAACTAAATTATTAAAATATGAAAGTATTTTAGAGAGAATAAAACGAAGAGGTATTGTAAGAGTTGGTTTTTATGAAGATGAAATACCATTTAGTTACTTTAATGCTAGAGGAGAATTAGTTGGTTTTGGAATTGATATGGCGCATGAGTTAGGCTCTGCTTTAGATGTTGAGATTGAGTTTGTTCCTATAACAGTAGGACATATGCCAGAGGAATTGAAAAATGATAATTTTGATATTGTAATGTCTGATATTTTTATGTCGAGTCAATATTCTGCTGAATTATCATTTTCTAAACCTTATTTAGATGTAACTATGGCTTTAGTTGTTAGGGATCAAGCAGATCAGTATAAAACATTTGATAAAGCTTCTGAAGTAAGTTCATTTACAATTGGGTACTTTGAAAGGAAAGATGTAGCACAAAAGTTTTTAAATTATTTCCCTCAGGCAAAGGCTGTTCGATTAGATTCCGTAAATCAGTTTTTTAATCAAACAGATAGCTTGAAACTAGATGGTCTTCTTACAAGTGCAGAGAGGGGTGCAGCATTAACGCTACTTCATCCAGAATATCAGATAGCAAATCCATTACCATATAAAATTACACTTCCATTGGCGTATCCCGTAGGGAACAAAGATGAGAATATGGCTAATTTTGTTACTAACTGGATTGAGGTCAATAAAAAAGATGGAACTATAACTCGTTTTTATGATTATTGGATTTTAGGCAATGATCACCTTAGAAAAGAAGAACATTGGAGTGTAATCAAAGATGTATTACACTGGGTAGATTAA
- a CDS encoding HD domain-containing protein — protein MTYKMINDPIYGFVTIDSPLILELVNHPIFLRLSRIKQMGCSSVVYPGAMHTRFSHALGAMHLMKSAIESIVRKGTEISKEEKEAAMIAILLHDLGHGPFSHALEHVLINVHHEELSLFLMEKMNKEFDGKLNMAIQMFTGKYHRKFFHQMVSSQLDMDRLDYLQRDCFFSGVVEGSVGADRIIRMLDVHNDEIVVLEKGIYSIDRFLNARRMMYWQVYLHKTGLAAELMLQNIVKRAKYLYTQGVELPCDETLKFFLQNTFTKEDFEQNDELIDKYLKIDDFDIWHIIKTWENSGDKVLEVLTKGILTRRLFNCEMSIEKIEAEKLKTVEKELLSIGFLPSDLPFLCLHGDVSNSAYTSAKQGIKVKMKTGEVIDISEASDLPNIEVLTKIVTKHYLCQPKVVS, from the coding sequence ATGACTTATAAAATGATTAATGACCCAATTTATGGGTTTGTGACTATTGATTCGCCATTAATTTTAGAATTGGTGAATCACCCGATATTTTTGCGACTATCACGTATTAAGCAAATGGGGTGCTCAAGTGTTGTATACCCTGGGGCAATGCATACTCGTTTTAGTCATGCATTAGGAGCAATGCACTTAATGAAATCCGCAATAGAATCTATTGTAAGAAAAGGTACAGAGATTTCTAAAGAAGAAAAAGAAGCAGCAATGATTGCAATTCTTTTACATGATTTAGGACACGGACCATTTTCTCATGCTTTAGAACATGTTCTCATCAATGTACATCACGAAGAACTCTCTTTATTTTTAATGGAAAAAATGAATAAAGAGTTTGATGGTAAGCTTAATATGGCTATCCAAATGTTTACAGGGAAATACCATAGAAAGTTTTTTCATCAAATGGTATCTAGTCAGTTGGATATGGATAGGTTGGATTACTTACAACGAGATTGCTTTTTTTCTGGTGTAGTAGAAGGAAGTGTTGGTGCTGATAGGATAATCAGAATGCTTGATGTGCATAATGATGAAATTGTTGTATTAGAAAAAGGAATCTACAGTATAGATAGATTTTTAAATGCTAGACGTATGATGTATTGGCAAGTATATCTACATAAAACGGGGTTAGCAGCAGAGTTAATGCTTCAAAATATAGTAAAAAGAGCAAAATACTTATATACACAGGGAGTAGAATTACCATGTGATGAAACACTTAAATTTTTTCTTCAAAATACTTTTACAAAAGAAGATTTTGAACAAAATGATGAGCTGATCGATAAATATCTAAAGATTGACGACTTTGATATTTGGCATATTATAAAGACATGGGAGAATAGTGGAGATAAAGTTTTAGAAGTACTTACAAAGGGTATCTTAACAAGAAGATTGTTTAATTGTGAGATGTCAATTGAAAAAATAGAAGCAGAAAAGTTAAAAACTGTTGAGAAAGAATTATTATCAATTGGCTTTTTACCCTCAGATTTACCCTTTTTATGCCTTCATGGAGATGTGAGTAATTCAGCGTATACGTCTGCTAAACAAGGGATTAAGGTGAAAATGAAGACGGGTGAGGTGATTGATATTTCTGAAGCATCAGATTTGCCAAATATTGAAGTTTTGACGAAAATTGTTACAAAACATTACCTATGCCAACCCAAAGTTGTATCTTAG
- a CDS encoding dicarboxylate/amino acid:cation symporter, producing MKFFKVDLGIAILIAMVLGIILGIIFGEDVTIIAPIGDVFIKLLSMLVIPLVFFSIIMGAQALGQSKNASKIGGMTFLYFGATSFVAVFVGIVFTVLFKPGTGLNIQDLAGGITDASLASRGEIAGFWDTVKGAIPSNPFKALSQGSVLQIILFSMFFGIGIGKLPEEKQKVVSTFIDGINDVLVWMIIKVMWLAPFGVMCLMASSVGTFGYDILFSIGKLFIVYILALIVVTFPLFGGMVQFFSKVPAIKFFKEMVTPQIFALSTASSLATLPLNYEAVDKMGVKKSVASFVLPLGATVNMAGNAVFNPLVTIFFAQMYGIELGMSQYIAIAITSVLGAVGTAGVPGPSLLAVAVFMVAGVPVEALPLIFGVDRIFDMLRTAVNITGDASCAVVMERFEEED from the coding sequence ATGAAATTCTTTAAGGTTGACTTAGGTATCGCTATCCTCATTGCAATGGTCCTAGGCATTATTCTTGGAATTATTTTCGGTGAAGATGTTACCATAATAGCTCCAATCGGAGATGTTTTTATAAAACTACTTTCTATGCTTGTAATACCATTGGTATTCTTCTCTATAATAATGGGAGCGCAAGCATTAGGGCAATCAAAGAATGCAAGTAAAATAGGTGGTATGACGTTCCTTTATTTTGGAGCAACATCATTTGTAGCAGTTTTTGTAGGAATAGTATTTACTGTGCTTTTTAAACCAGGTACAGGGTTAAATATTCAAGACCTTGCAGGTGGAATTACAGATGCTTCTTTAGCTTCTAGAGGAGAGATTGCAGGTTTCTGGGATACGGTAAAAGGGGCTATTCCTTCCAATCCTTTTAAAGCACTTTCTCAGGGTAGTGTATTACAGATCATATTATTTTCAATGTTTTTTGGTATTGGTATTGGTAAATTACCAGAAGAAAAACAAAAAGTAGTATCTACTTTTATAGATGGAATAAATGATGTACTTGTTTGGATGATTATTAAAGTAATGTGGCTTGCTCCATTTGGTGTAATGTGTTTAATGGCATCATCTGTAGGTACGTTTGGTTACGATATATTGTTTAGTATTGGTAAACTCTTTATTGTTTACATATTAGCATTGATAGTAGTTACATTTCCATTATTTGGTGGTATGGTTCAATTTTTTAGTAAAGTACCAGCTATTAAATTTTTTAAGGAAATGGTAACTCCACAAATATTTGCATTATCGACAGCGTCTTCATTGGCTACTTTGCCTTTAAATTATGAAGCAGTAGATAAAATGGGAGTTAAGAAAAGTGTAGCTTCTTTTGTATTGCCTTTAGGTGCTACAGTAAATATGGCTGGTAACGCAGTATTTAATCCATTAGTAACCATCTTTTTTGCTCAGATGTATGGTATTGAATTGGGGATGTCACAATATATTGCTATCGCGATAACATCGGTACTTGGAGCTGTAGGGACAGCAGGTGTTCCAGGCCCTTCTTTATTGGCTGTTGCAGTATTTATGGTTGCAGGTGTTCCTGTAGAAGCTTTACCGTTAATCTTTGGAGTAGACAGAATTTTTGATATGCTACGTACAGCAGTTAATATTACAGGAGATGCTTCTTGCGCTGTTGTTATGGAAAGATTTGAAGAAGAAGATTAA
- a CDS encoding bifunctional UDP-3-O-[3-hydroxymyristoyl] N-acetylglucosamine deacetylase/3-hydroxyacyl-ACP dehydratase: protein MYTKQHTIKAPVTVEGVGIHTGANSKMIFLPADVNHGFKFQRVDIEGQPIVDCDVDNVVDVSRGTTIEQDGARVNTVEHVLAALVGLQIDNVLIQIDGPEPPIMEGSSIKFVEALMEVGVEEQSMLRNFFEVPEGVFYKEDDRKVEIAALPLNDYRLTVMVDYNSPVLGSQHAALNDIADFASEVASSRTFCFLHEVEALRKANLIKGGNFNNAIVVVDQVVSKDTLDELADLFELPSVEVAEEGILNNVKLRHPNEPARHKLLDMVGDLALVGRPIKGQILAARPGHAANVAFARKLKSLMLKSARKNVPTYDIHQPPVYDVNKIEEMLPHRYPFRLVDKITEITDKYVIGVKNVTINEEFFTGHFPSNPVMPGVLQIEAMGQTGGILVLNSVDNPENYWTYFVGVEECKFRKMVVPGDTLVIKCELIQPIRRGIAKMKGQAYVGEKLVTEAIMTASLVKKDN from the coding sequence ATGTATACAAAACAGCATACTATCAAAGCACCAGTGACCGTTGAAGGCGTTGGTATTCATACAGGGGCAAATAGTAAAATGATCTTTTTGCCTGCAGATGTAAATCACGGATTCAAATTCCAAAGAGTTGATATTGAAGGTCAGCCTATTGTGGATTGTGATGTGGACAATGTAGTAGATGTATCGAGAGGTACAACTATTGAGCAGGATGGTGCAAGAGTAAATACTGTAGAGCACGTTTTAGCTGCTTTGGTAGGTTTACAGATTGATAACGTATTAATTCAGATTGACGGCCCTGAACCTCCAATTATGGAAGGTAGTTCTATTAAGTTTGTAGAAGCTTTAATGGAAGTAGGTGTTGAAGAACAATCTATGTTACGTAACTTCTTTGAAGTACCTGAAGGGGTATTTTACAAAGAAGATGACAGAAAAGTAGAAATAGCAGCATTACCATTAAACGATTACCGTTTAACTGTAATGGTTGATTATAATTCTCCTGTATTAGGTAGTCAGCATGCCGCATTAAACGATATTGCTGATTTTGCTAGTGAAGTAGCTTCTTCAAGAACATTTTGTTTCTTACATGAAGTAGAAGCTTTACGTAAAGCGAACCTAATTAAAGGTGGTAACTTTAACAACGCAATTGTAGTTGTTGATCAAGTAGTATCAAAAGATACTTTGGACGAATTGGCTGATTTATTTGAATTGCCAAGCGTTGAAGTAGCAGAGGAAGGAATTTTGAATAACGTAAAATTACGTCATCCAAACGAACCAGCTCGACACAAATTACTTGATATGGTTGGTGATTTAGCATTAGTTGGTCGTCCAATCAAAGGTCAAATTTTAGCAGCAAGACCTGGTCATGCGGCTAATGTTGCATTTGCTCGTAAATTAAAAAGTTTGATGCTTAAGTCGGCACGTAAAAATGTACCAACTTATGATATTCATCAACCGCCAGTTTATGATGTAAATAAAATAGAAGAAATGCTTCCTCACAGATATCCATTTAGATTAGTGGATAAGATTACAGAGATTACAGATAAATATGTGATCGGTGTAAAAAATGTGACTATAAACGAAGAATTCTTCACAGGACATTTTCCTAGTAATCCAGTTATGCCAGGTGTTCTTCAGATTGAAGCAATGGGGCAAACAGGTGGTATCTTAGTTTTAAATAGCGTAGATAATCCTGAAAACTATTGGACTTACTTTGTAGGTGTTGAGGAATGTAAATTCCGTAAAATGGTTGTTCCTGGAGATACTCTTGTCATTAAATGTGAGTTGATTCAGCCAATTCGTAGAGGTATCGCTAAAATGAAAGGTCAAGCTTACGTTGGTGAAAAACTTGTTACGGAAGCTATCATGACTGCTAGTCTTGTAAAAAAAGATAACTAG
- the lpxA gene encoding acyl-ACP--UDP-N-acetylglucosamine O-acyltransferase gives MSKNPYTEKYPMTNIHPDAKIADTVVVEPFATIQGDVEIGEGTWIGPNAVIMDGARVGKNVKVFPGAVISGIPQDLKFQGENTLTFIGDNTTLRECVTVSRGTTDKMKTVVGKNCMLMAYVHIAHDVIMGDNCILSNSTQIAGHVEIADHVIIAGTAAVHQFVKIGEHAFIAGGSLVRKDVPPYVKAAREPLSYCGINSVGLRRRGFDSDALQEVHEMYRLIYTRGFTMAEATRQLEEELEQTDERDVILQFLKNSERGIIKGY, from the coding sequence ATGTCAAAAAACCCTTACACTGAAAAATATCCAATGACAAATATCCACCCGGATGCAAAAATTGCAGACACTGTGGTGGTTGAACCTTTTGCTACAATTCAAGGGGATGTAGAAATTGGAGAAGGAACTTGGATTGGGCCGAATGCAGTTATTATGGATGGTGCTCGTGTAGGGAAGAATGTAAAAGTTTTTCCTGGAGCAGTAATTTCAGGTATTCCCCAAGATTTGAAATTTCAAGGTGAGAATACACTTACCTTTATTGGTGATAATACAACGCTAAGAGAATGTGTTACTGTAAGTAGAGGTACTACAGATAAAATGAAAACAGTTGTAGGTAAGAACTGTATGCTTATGGCATATGTTCATATTGCTCATGATGTTATTATGGGAGATAACTGTATTTTATCAAATTCAACACAAATTGCTGGACACGTAGAAATTGCAGATCATGTAATTATTGCAGGAACAGCAGCAGTACATCAGTTTGTTAAAATTGGTGAGCATGCATTTATTGCAGGTGGCTCTTTAGTTCGTAAAGATGTTCCTCCTTATGTAAAGGCAGCAAGAGAGCCTTTAAGTTATTGTGGTATCAATTCTGTTGGGCTTCGTAGGAGAGGATTTGACAGTGATGCTTTACAAGAAGTACATGAAATGTACCGCTTAATTTATACAAGAGGTTTTACAATGGCAGAGGCAACTCGTCAGTTAGAAGAAGAATTAGAGCAAACAGATGAACGAGATGTTATTCTTCAATTCTTAAAGAATTCCGAAAGAGGCATTATTAAAGGATATTAA
- a CDS encoding L,D-transpeptidase, whose translation MNCYKRYIYILSVFIIVCSCTQPTQNTSISSVDLFTTDDFNWKELTGKAVYVTSRGGASTKIQEEVFQSVAMQELEEAKVLMPESLKELTDRFINSLYEKYPEMTEHQKMMLKENAKCGMNVLSKKNDPKRYSLIHNKLTKAFTYLRKNKEIQSGYAFVGNLAHRNVGGQKGYIINMATGDLIEIDISSAWKGIGFEDDSGKTPIGYFLVYKKYTQPGWQSRTKIATPKKMFYKLHRQTYDGEAKYIYRKSTKEEKAYICTNQFGLIGQNFGAEFVDVAATKYLRKSADDLSYIDNSNSGTRQLYIHGTNREDQLGFALSGGCVRVSNINSYIIKEIVMKQETMPVFLDAVALHAPKPVKVPGFDDTDLESIYNEQSIVIRRQNMLDSVSLAKHLQGTVIPKLANSIAYRMSKVENQQANVTISVSVPFPESAMKYWMTFIHSGGINNVNFQQRFGFKGEYFKNEMRHNQNPFYKAYYSADINSYFKNRITEARIALNINLTEALQKHEIDKELIQSINIQEQTMVNEYFNKELEVVDPLEYFAISEERKRVLHYMGMIDTLAVEFPEKFEEWEHLSWINSYLSLRESGPDSQPKGDLDYYDALLMQSYIYALGEQELYEREVKSGRLLPIKGQEFQNKLLNQYGIDGALTLLDEAGMWRLFQYSHSSENKTLIKMVSVAYPKQEMLKGMQLLAESYFSKYKWISNQYVITSEVNGEAITLAD comes from the coding sequence ATGAATTGCTACAAAAGGTATATATATATACTTTCAGTTTTTATAATAGTATGTTCTTGTACTCAGCCTACTCAGAATACAAGTATATCATCTGTAGATTTATTTACTACAGACGATTTTAATTGGAAAGAATTAACAGGTAAAGCTGTATATGTAACTTCTAGAGGTGGTGCATCTACAAAAATACAAGAAGAGGTTTTCCAGTCTGTAGCAATGCAAGAGTTAGAAGAAGCTAAAGTATTGATGCCCGAAAGTTTAAAAGAACTTACAGATAGGTTTATCAATTCTTTATATGAAAAATATCCCGAAATGACGGAGCATCAAAAGATGATGTTAAAAGAAAATGCAAAATGTGGGATGAATGTTTTATCAAAAAAGAATGATCCTAAAAGATATTCATTGATACATAATAAGCTGACAAAAGCATTTACCTACTTAAGAAAAAATAAAGAAATTCAATCTGGATATGCATTTGTTGGGAATTTAGCACATAGAAATGTAGGAGGACAAAAAGGGTATATTATTAATATGGCCACTGGTGATTTAATTGAGATTGATATTTCTTCTGCATGGAAAGGAATTGGTTTTGAAGACGATTCTGGTAAAACTCCGATCGGTTACTTTTTAGTATATAAAAAATATACACAACCCGGATGGCAATCTCGTACAAAAATAGCAACACCTAAAAAAATGTTTTATAAGTTACATAGACAGACTTATGATGGTGAAGCAAAATATATTTATAGAAAGAGTACTAAAGAGGAGAAAGCTTATATATGTACTAACCAGTTTGGTTTAATAGGACAAAACTTTGGCGCTGAGTTCGTTGATGTTGCTGCTACAAAGTATTTAAGGAAATCTGCAGACGATCTTTCTTATATTGATAATAGTAATTCTGGTACACGTCAATTATACATTCATGGTACAAATAGAGAAGATCAGTTAGGTTTTGCTTTATCTGGAGGATGTGTTAGAGTATCTAATATTAACTCTTACATTATCAAAGAAATAGTTATGAAGCAGGAAACTATGCCTGTTTTTCTTGATGCGGTAGCTCTTCATGCTCCTAAGCCAGTTAAAGTACCAGGTTTTGATGATACAGACTTAGAATCAATTTATAACGAGCAATCTATTGTTATTCGTAGACAAAACATGTTAGATTCGGTTTCTTTAGCAAAACATCTACAAGGAACTGTAATACCTAAATTAGCAAATTCTATTGCTTATAGAATGTCTAAAGTAGAAAATCAACAAGCTAATGTAACTATAAGTGTTTCTGTTCCTTTCCCAGAATCAGCAATGAAATATTGGATGACGTTTATCCACTCTGGGGGGATTAATAATGTCAATTTCCAACAGCGTTTTGGTTTTAAAGGGGAATATTTTAAAAATGAAATGCGTCATAACCAAAATCCTTTTTACAAAGCCTATTATTCTGCTGATATCAATTCTTACTTTAAAAATAGAATTACAGAGGCAAGAATAGCATTGAACATCAATCTTACAGAAGCATTACAAAAACACGAAATTGATAAAGAACTCATTCAAAGCATCAATATTCAAGAGCAAACAATGGTCAATGAGTATTTTAATAAAGAGTTAGAAGTTGTTGACCCTTTGGAATACTTTGCTATTTCTGAAGAAAGAAAAAGAGTTCTTCATTATATGGGCATGATAGATACTTTAGCTGTAGAATTCCCTGAAAAATTTGAAGAATGGGAACATTTAAGCTGGATAAATAGCTATTTGTCATTAAGAGAAAGTGGTCCAGATTCTCAACCAAAAGGAGATCTAGATTATTATGATGCTTTACTTATGCAATCTTATATTTATGCACTTGGAGAGCAAGAACTTTATGAAAGGGAAGTAAAATCGGGTAGATTATTACCAATCAAAGGACAAGAATTCCAGAATAAACTTTTAAATCAATATGGCATAGATGGGGCTTTAACCTTACTAGATGAGGCAGGGATGTGGAGGCTTTTCCAATACTCTCATAGCTCAGAGAACAAGACATTAATTAAAATGGTATCTGTGGCTTATCCAAAGCAGGAAATGCTAAAAGGGATGCAATTACTTGCAGAGTCTTATTTTAGTAAATACAAATGGATATCAAACCAATATGTAATAACGTCTGAGGTAAATGGAGAAGCTATTACTTTAGCTGATTAG
- the lpxD gene encoding UDP-3-O-(3-hydroxymyristoyl)glucosamine N-acyltransferase, with amino-acid sequence MKLEITVQQIAGLLQGEVVGGDPNAKISSIAKIQEGDASAISFLANMKYEEFIYKTGVSAVIVSKGFEPKEEVPCAMIVVEDAYAGFTDLLTEYQRMLSLAKVGIEQPAFIHESVEMDKATAYVGAFTYISQGAKIGKNAKIHPQVFIGEGVEIGDNCVIYAGVKICHGSKLGNNCTLQAGAVIGSDGFGFAPQKDGTYKTIPQIGNVILENNVDVGANTVVDRATMGSTILKQGVKLDNLIQIAHNVIIGENTVIASQTGVSGSSEIGAQCMVGGQVGVSGHIKIADKTMIAAQSGIAKTIRETGTRVMGSPAISSMEHLKSFAVYRKLPELQRIVRDLEKKVLSL; translated from the coding sequence ATGAAATTAGAAATTACCGTACAACAAATTGCAGGATTACTTCAAGGTGAAGTAGTTGGAGGAGATCCAAATGCTAAGATTTCATCAATCGCAAAAATTCAAGAAGGAGATGCATCTGCTATTTCTTTCCTTGCGAATATGAAATATGAGGAATTTATCTATAAAACAGGAGTTAGTGCGGTAATTGTAAGTAAGGGATTTGAACCGAAGGAAGAAGTTCCTTGTGCAATGATTGTTGTAGAAGATGCTTATGCAGGTTTTACAGATCTTCTTACAGAGTACCAACGTATGCTTAGTTTAGCAAAAGTAGGTATTGAGCAACCAGCATTTATACACGAATCTGTAGAGATGGATAAAGCAACTGCTTATGTAGGTGCTTTTACTTATATCTCTCAAGGAGCGAAAATTGGTAAAAATGCTAAAATTCATCCACAAGTTTTTATTGGAGAAGGAGTTGAGATTGGAGATAATTGTGTAATCTATGCAGGTGTAAAAATTTGCCATGGTTCTAAATTAGGAAATAATTGTACACTTCAAGCAGGTGCTGTAATTGGGTCGGATGGCTTTGGTTTTGCACCTCAAAAAGATGGTACATATAAAACTATTCCTCAAATAGGGAATGTTATTCTTGAAAATAATGTTGATGTAGGAGCAAATACTGTTGTAGATAGAGCTACAATGGGATCTACTATATTAAAACAAGGTGTGAAATTGGATAATCTTATTCAGATTGCACACAATGTAATTATTGGAGAGAATACAGTGATTGCTTCTCAGACAGGTGTTTCTGGTTCTTCGGAAATTGGAGCACAATGTATGGTTGGTGGTCAAGTAGGTGTTTCTGGACATATAAAAATAGCAGATAAGACAATGATTGCAGCACAATCAGGTATTGCTAAAACAATTAGAGAGACAGGTACCCGTGTAATGGGATCACCTGCAATTTCATCTATGGAACATTTAAAATCTTTTGCAGTTTACAGGAAGCTACCTGAGTTACAAAGAATTGTAAGAGATTTGGAGAAAAAAGTATTAAGTTTGTAG